Proteins encoded within one genomic window of Verrucomicrobiota bacterium:
- a CDS encoding DUF1553 domain-containing protein, whose translation MWARQTKNVAQYLLAERALQAPSGESCEQVARELRLDAGRLSRWRTALQQTTNSAQAHPLQIWKRFSACAVAENPEAFAEQWSALRSESKPPAETSSASPSALSVFADFRSQDYSGWCLDGEGFGHAPSPAGEWITGTTNQPVVKILAEPSAHSGVVSLRLQGTLRSSTFTITNRFLHLLASGRDARINLFVDNFGLIQSPIYGALRQVLNHDNFRWLTIDVSMWIGHRAYLEFSDISTPDLAGGGKTEGYSPKGFVAVSRILFSDDKSPPTEPTSNTALPLLGEAPVDSIEALAERYQQAVSDAVDAWTSATLAKSEKGRAQIALLNWLIQHRLLDASPPGVTAEQVARLGKLWNDFHQLESALPVPARTPGMADGTGLDEHVFIRGNPKNLGEAVPRRFLEAIGGADQPIFREGSGRLELARRITDPANPFLARVMVNRVWHHLFGRGLVATPDDFGVLGQPPTHPELLDWLAAYFRDEARWSMKKLIHLLVTSSAYRMSSKPSDAALEAKDPDNALLHRMRVRRLEGEVIRDAVLAVSGRLDPTMFGPSVPVHLNEFMDGRGRPAKSGPPDGAGRRSIYLEVRRNFLSPMMRTFDAPVPFTTVGRRTVSNVPAQSLILMNDPFVAEQARTWARRLLRHPEQKSEARIADMFYAAFGRPPSPAELSDALDFLKRQTESYALSGPSLEDREQPWADLCHVIFNAKEFIFIE comes from the coding sequence ATGTGGGCCCGGCAGACCAAGAATGTCGCTCAATATCTTTTGGCTGAACGAGCGCTGCAGGCACCTTCCGGAGAATCGTGCGAGCAGGTTGCCCGTGAATTGCGGCTCGATGCAGGCCGCCTTTCGCGTTGGCGCACGGCGCTCCAGCAAACAACAAATTCGGCGCAAGCCCATCCCCTGCAAATCTGGAAGCGCTTCAGCGCTTGCGCAGTCGCTGAAAATCCAGAGGCATTTGCGGAGCAATGGAGCGCGCTGCGATCCGAATCGAAGCCGCCGGCTGAGACCAGCTCCGCAAGTCCGAGCGCGCTTAGCGTGTTTGCTGATTTCCGCTCCCAGGACTACAGCGGCTGGTGTCTCGATGGAGAAGGGTTCGGGCATGCGCCTAGTCCTGCTGGAGAGTGGATCACCGGCACCACCAACCAGCCCGTGGTGAAGATCCTGGCCGAACCCTCCGCGCACAGCGGCGTGGTTTCGTTGCGCCTGCAAGGCACACTCCGGTCTTCAACCTTCACGATTACGAACCGGTTCCTCCACCTGCTCGCAAGCGGTCGCGACGCCCGGATAAACCTGTTCGTCGATAATTTCGGGCTGATTCAAAGCCCGATCTACGGCGCGCTGCGCCAGGTCTTGAATCATGACAATTTCCGCTGGCTGACGATTGATGTGAGCATGTGGATAGGCCACCGCGCCTACCTCGAATTCAGCGACATCTCGACTCCCGACTTGGCCGGCGGCGGGAAAACGGAAGGTTACAGCCCAAAAGGCTTCGTGGCAGTCAGCCGGATTCTTTTTTCGGACGACAAATCTCCGCCGACGGAGCCAACTTCGAACACCGCATTGCCGTTGCTGGGCGAGGCCCCGGTTGATTCCATTGAGGCCCTCGCCGAACGCTACCAACAGGCGGTTAGCGACGCGGTGGATGCCTGGACGTCGGCGACTCTCGCCAAATCGGAAAAGGGACGCGCGCAAATCGCTTTGCTGAATTGGCTCATTCAACATCGCCTGCTCGACGCGTCGCCCCCAGGCGTGACGGCAGAACAAGTCGCGCGACTCGGAAAACTCTGGAACGACTTTCATCAGTTGGAGTCCGCTCTTCCCGTTCCGGCGCGCACGCCCGGCATGGCCGATGGGACTGGTCTTGACGAACACGTCTTCATCCGCGGCAATCCGAAGAACCTGGGCGAGGCAGTCCCGCGCCGTTTCCTGGAAGCGATTGGCGGGGCCGATCAACCAATTTTCAGAGAAGGCAGCGGGCGGCTCGAACTCGCGCGTCGAATCACCGATCCCGCAAACCCTTTCCTGGCGCGAGTCATGGTCAACCGTGTTTGGCATCACCTCTTCGGTCGCGGCCTCGTCGCTACGCCGGACGATTTTGGTGTCCTGGGCCAACCTCCGACCCATCCGGAACTTCTCGACTGGCTCGCGGCCTATTTTCGCGACGAAGCCCGTTGGTCGATGAAGAAGCTGATCCATCTGCTGGTGACTTCGAGCGCGTATCGGATGTCCAGCAAGCCGTCAGACGCCGCGCTCGAAGCGAAGGACCCGGACAACGCCTTGCTCCATCGTATGCGCGTCCGCCGTCTCGAAGGCGAGGTCATCCGCGACGCCGTGCTCGCCGTCTCTGGACGATTGGATCCGACGATGTTCGGTCCCTCCGTGCCCGTGCATTTGAATGAGTTCATGGATGGCCGAGGCCGCCCGGCGAAAAGCGGACCGCCCGATGGCGCCGGACGGCGCAGCATTTATCTCGAAGTTCGGCGTAATTTTCTTTCGCCGATGATGCGCACCTTCGATGCGCCGGTTCCCTTCACGACCGTGGGCAGACGCACGGTGTCGAACGTCCCGGCCCAATCCTTGATCCTGATGAACGATCCTTTCGTTGCGGAGCAGGCGCGCACCTGGGCCAGGCGGTTGCTTCGCCATCCGGAACAGAAATCGGAGGCACGCATCGCGGACATGTTCTACGCCGCTTTTGGCCGTCCGCCGTCGCCGGCGGAACTTTCCGACGCGCTGGATTTTCTCAAGCGTCAGACCGAATCCTATGCTTTGAGCGGCCCGTCGCTGGAGGACAGAGAACAGCCCTGGGCCGATTTGTGCCACGTGATTTTTAACGCGAAGGAATTTATCTTCATCGAGTGA
- a CDS encoding dephospho-CoA kinase — MKIYGLTGGIGMGKSAAATLLMERGVAVIDTDLIARQVVEPGQPALGELESVFGGEIIGQDGRLIREKLAEIVFTDPESRRKLEAILHPRIRAAWLHQLELRRSDGLPAVVVVIPLLFETNAAAHFDATICVACSAKTQAERLKNRGWTIEQIKQRCRAQWPTENKMRAADYVVWTEGAIEVHATQLQRIIEHRFPCSLAGGLGAD, encoded by the coding sequence ATGAAGATATACGGCCTTACTGGTGGGATCGGCATGGGAAAATCCGCAGCCGCGACCCTGTTGATGGAGCGCGGCGTTGCGGTCATCGATACGGACTTGATTGCCCGCCAAGTGGTGGAACCCGGTCAGCCGGCCCTCGGTGAATTGGAATCGGTATTTGGCGGAGAGATCATTGGCCAGGATGGCAGACTCATTCGGGAGAAGCTCGCCGAAATCGTGTTTACCGATCCGGAATCACGCCGCAAACTTGAGGCAATTTTGCATCCCCGAATCCGCGCGGCCTGGCTGCATCAACTGGAATTGCGCCGCTCCGACGGGCTGCCCGCGGTGGTGGTGGTCATCCCGTTGTTGTTCGAGACGAACGCGGCCGCTCATTTTGACGCCACGATCTGCGTGGCTTGCTCCGCGAAAACCCAGGCCGAACGGCTGAAGAATCGGGGTTGGACTATCGAACAGATCAAGCAGCGCTGCCGAGCCCAATGGCCGACAGAGAACAAGATGAGAGCTGCCGATTACGTGGTCTGGACCGAGGGCGCCATCGAGGTCCATGCTACGCAGCTTCAGCGGATCATCGAACACCGGTTTCCTTGTTCGCTGGCTGGCGGACTGGGCGCAGATTGA
- a CDS encoding AAA family ATPase gives MASNLPPSPEEFQRQFADFMRQQFQTMGVKPAPQAEEAGSAEDPPSKPAEQELQFDKKPRDVKAYLDRFVIKQEEAKKVLSVALCDHYHHVRLAIQGQEQPNYTKQNIILIGPTGVGKTYLIRSAAELIGVPFVKGDATKFSETGYVGGDVEDLVRELVRRADGDVERAQYGIIYVDEIDKIAAASNLTGRDVSGRGVQTNLLKLMEETEVPARSPQDIAGQVQALLEMQQRGKRSPAAINTKHILFIVSGAFDGLEKIVRRRLREATIGFAARNQTIEDQSCLEHVTTRDFIEFGFEPEFIGRLPVRVVCQALAVDDLFTILKQSEGSLIKQYEQTFAAYGIEVLFRDDGLREIARLAGDEQTGARGLMTVCERVFRGFKYELPSTKVKRFVVNRALIENPSAGLESVLAQQAMEENAVGHQLVNDFAARFTENHGLRIRFTEGAADLLVATALAQGLSVRDHCSSKFKDFQFGLKLIAQNTGQREFTIDRDAVEAPDKVLSDWVVKSYRGAEEAAKA, from the coding sequence ATGGCTTCCAATCTCCCGCCTTCACCGGAGGAATTTCAACGGCAATTCGCGGATTTCATGCGCCAGCAATTTCAGACGATGGGCGTCAAGCCCGCCCCTCAAGCGGAAGAGGCCGGCTCGGCCGAGGACCCGCCTTCAAAGCCGGCTGAGCAGGAATTGCAATTCGACAAGAAACCGCGCGACGTCAAGGCTTACCTGGATCGATTCGTGATTAAACAAGAGGAGGCCAAGAAGGTGTTGAGCGTGGCCTTGTGCGATCACTATCACCACGTGCGGCTCGCCATCCAGGGTCAAGAACAGCCGAACTACACCAAGCAGAATATCATTCTGATTGGTCCGACCGGGGTAGGCAAAACGTATTTGATCCGAAGCGCCGCCGAGTTGATCGGCGTCCCATTCGTAAAGGGGGATGCCACGAAATTCTCTGAAACCGGCTACGTCGGCGGGGATGTTGAAGACCTGGTTCGGGAGTTGGTGCGTCGCGCCGACGGAGACGTCGAGCGGGCGCAATATGGAATCATCTACGTCGATGAGATCGACAAAATCGCGGCCGCGAGCAATCTGACGGGCCGGGACGTCAGCGGACGCGGTGTGCAGACGAATCTGCTCAAATTGATGGAAGAAACGGAGGTTCCGGCGCGATCCCCACAAGACATTGCCGGTCAGGTGCAGGCTTTGCTCGAAATGCAGCAACGCGGCAAACGGTCACCGGCCGCCATCAACACAAAGCACATTCTGTTCATTGTCAGCGGCGCATTCGACGGGCTGGAGAAGATCGTGCGCCGACGTTTGCGGGAGGCGACGATCGGTTTCGCGGCGCGCAATCAGACGATCGAGGACCAATCATGCCTGGAGCATGTGACCACCCGTGATTTTATTGAGTTTGGATTCGAGCCGGAATTCATCGGGCGTTTGCCCGTCCGAGTCGTATGCCAAGCCCTGGCGGTGGACGATTTGTTCACGATCCTGAAACAATCCGAAGGCAGTCTCATCAAACAATACGAACAGACTTTCGCGGCTTACGGGATTGAAGTTCTGTTCCGCGACGACGGCTTGCGAGAAATCGCCCGGCTCGCGGGCGACGAGCAAACCGGAGCCCGCGGCTTGATGACGGTGTGTGAACGCGTCTTTCGGGGTTTCAAATACGAACTGCCTTCGACGAAGGTCAAGCGGTTCGTTGTGAACCGTGCGTTGATTGAGAATCCAAGCGCCGGACTGGAAAGCGTGCTCGCTCAGCAAGCGATGGAGGAAAACGCCGTCGGCCACCAGTTGGTGAATGATTTTGCAGCCCGGTTTACTGAGAACCACGGTTTGAGAATCCGCTTCACAGAAGGAGCCGCCGATCTGCTTGTGGCCACGGCGCTGGCGCAAGGCCTTTCAGTGCGAGATCACTGTTCCTCCAAGTTCAAGGACTTCCAGTTCGGTTTGAAACTTATCGCGCAGAACACCGGGCAGCGCGAATTCACAATTGACCGGGACGCGGTGGAAGCTCCAGACAAGGTTCTGAGCGATTGGGTCGTGAAGAGCTACCGCGGAGCAGAGGAGGCGGCTAAAGCATAG
- a CDS encoding DUF1501 domain-containing protein: MLGQCADGFGMVALLGLLSSKAFGTTSAPGLPGKSNPLLPRPPQFPARARNVIFLYMDGGPSQVDTFDPKPRLTSEHGQPFKMKVEPTQFNNNGSTFASPWTFRQHGAGGIPVSSLFPHVAECADDLCVIRSMVSNFSEHTNANYFLHTGLGLSGRPSMGAWVGYGLGTENQNLPGFVVLNGGLIPPGGLENFGSGFLPATFQASIFRAGPNPLANIKPAEAGPELQQNKLALMRSLDRRLLDRAGPVDQLESAIANYELAFRMQAAVPELMEIKGESEATQKLYALDAAYEPTRIFGAECLIARRLIERGVRFVELTCPVVGGDRWDQHGQLKVGHENNARAVDQPIAALLKDLKARGLLDETLVIWAGEFGRTPFAQGSDGRDHNPFGFSIWLAGGGVKGGMIYGATDEYGYKVIENKVHIHDLHATMLHLLGVDHTQLTFRFSGRDMRLTDVHGEVVHEVIASAISPLPLSSAFP; the protein is encoded by the coding sequence ATGCTTGGCCAATGCGCTGACGGCTTCGGAATGGTGGCTCTACTTGGTTTGTTGAGCAGCAAGGCGTTTGGCACAACGTCGGCTCCAGGGCTTCCCGGAAAATCCAACCCGCTCTTGCCCCGCCCGCCTCAGTTTCCTGCCAGAGCTCGCAACGTCATTTTTCTCTACATGGACGGCGGCCCTTCGCAAGTGGACACGTTCGATCCCAAACCTCGGCTCACGTCCGAGCATGGGCAGCCGTTCAAAATGAAGGTCGAACCCACGCAGTTCAACAACAACGGCAGCACCTTCGCGAGTCCGTGGACGTTCCGGCAACACGGCGCCGGCGGGATTCCTGTCAGCAGTCTTTTCCCACACGTCGCCGAATGCGCCGATGACCTCTGCGTGATCCGGTCGATGGTCTCGAATTTCTCGGAGCACACGAATGCGAATTACTTTCTTCACACGGGACTCGGCCTTTCCGGAAGGCCGAGCATGGGCGCCTGGGTGGGCTATGGCCTCGGAACGGAAAACCAGAATCTTCCGGGATTCGTCGTCCTGAATGGAGGTCTGATTCCGCCGGGCGGCCTGGAGAATTTCGGCAGCGGCTTTTTGCCGGCGACCTTTCAAGCTTCGATTTTTCGCGCCGGGCCAAATCCGCTGGCGAACATCAAACCCGCCGAAGCCGGACCGGAATTGCAGCAAAACAAACTGGCTCTCATGCGGTCGCTGGATCGCCGGCTCCTGGATCGTGCCGGCCCCGTGGATCAGCTCGAATCGGCCATCGCCAATTACGAACTGGCTTTCCGGATGCAAGCTGCGGTGCCCGAACTGATGGAGATCAAAGGCGAATCCGAAGCCACCCAAAAGCTCTACGCGCTGGACGCGGCCTACGAACCGACCCGCATCTTTGGCGCCGAATGCTTGATCGCGCGGCGCCTGATCGAACGTGGTGTGCGCTTCGTCGAACTCACCTGCCCTGTCGTCGGCGGAGACCGCTGGGACCAGCATGGGCAATTGAAGGTCGGACACGAAAACAACGCTCGCGCCGTCGATCAACCGATCGCCGCTTTGCTGAAGGATCTGAAGGCTCGCGGGCTGTTGGACGAGACCCTCGTGATCTGGGCCGGCGAATTCGGCCGAACTCCGTTTGCCCAAGGCTCGGACGGCCGCGATCACAATCCTTTCGGTTTCTCCATCTGGCTGGCCGGCGGCGGAGTCAAAGGCGGCATGATCTATGGCGCCACCGACGAATACGGCTACAAGGTGATCGAGAACAAAGTCCACATCCACGATCTTCACGCCACCATGCTGCACCTGCTGGGGGTCGACCACACGCAACTTACCTTCCGATTCTCCGGTCGCGACATGCGGTTGACGGACGTTCACGGCGAGGTCGTGCATGAGGTTATCGCCTCTGCGATTTCTCCACTTCCTCTTTCCTCGGCATTTCCATGA
- a CDS encoding SAM-dependent methyltransferase, with amino-acid sequence MKAKYTRLTDALYAYLAECRSAAGDPVLESLRTQTEALGDVSRMQISREQGSFLTILTTAVGARLAIEIGTFTGYSALCIARGLADGGQIIAIDRSPEWTAIARRFWIQAGVEAKIDLRLGEAISVLEGIDPNLVFDLAFIDGDKTEYDAYYELILPRLKRNGLVLFDNMLWGGRLGAQSAEDPEGRAIDALNRKLSSDRRVETVLLPIADGIQFCRKL; translated from the coding sequence ATGAAAGCAAAATACACACGGCTGACCGACGCGCTTTACGCCTATCTGGCTGAATGCCGAAGCGCCGCTGGTGATCCCGTTCTGGAGTCTTTGCGGACGCAGACTGAAGCCCTGGGGGATGTCAGCCGGATGCAAATCAGCCGTGAACAAGGCAGTTTTCTTACTATCCTCACGACGGCGGTTGGGGCTCGACTTGCCATAGAGATCGGCACTTTTACTGGTTACAGCGCCCTCTGCATTGCGCGTGGATTGGCAGATGGGGGACAGATAATTGCGATCGACCGGAGCCCGGAGTGGACCGCGATTGCGAGGAGGTTTTGGATTCAGGCTGGCGTGGAAGCCAAAATAGATCTCCGTTTGGGAGAGGCGATCTCGGTGCTCGAAGGGATCGACCCCAATCTGGTGTTCGACCTTGCGTTTATCGACGGTGACAAAACTGAGTATGACGCCTATTACGAACTGATTCTGCCGCGCCTGAAACGAAACGGTTTGGTCTTGTTCGACAATATGCTCTGGGGCGGGAGACTCGGCGCGCAATCCGCGGAGGACCCGGAGGGTCGCGCCATAGACGCGTTGAATCGCAAACTGTCCAGTGACCGGCGCGTCGAAACGGTGTTGCTACCCATCGCGGACGGCATCCAGTTTTGCCGGAAGCTGTGA